The following are encoded together in the Carassius auratus strain Wakin chromosome 34, ASM336829v1, whole genome shotgun sequence genome:
- the LOC113053278 gene encoding atypical chemokine receptor 3, producing the protein MSLSANELTEFFTMWEELNFTDANISRVEMQMCPTSFNRSALLHAICTLYAFIFVVGLPANALVVWVSWRSERHKHGTHLYILNLAVADLCVVSTLPVWVSSLAQEGHWPFGQAACKLTHLVLNVNLFASIFFLACMSVDRYLSVVRTGEISHRRGRQIRCLVCVVTWLLALFASIPDTYFLESVKSVHGNMTLCHPVYPQDNPLQWMVGIQLSFVVLGFVIPFPFIAVSYALLANTLASSSSHSPSNGDQDHSVSRKVILMYIVVFIACWAPYHAVLFVDALAVLGVLLLGCSLENGLFVALHLTQCLSLLHCCVNPVVYSFAHRHYRYDLMKAFIFKYSKRAGLERLIEGSQGTETEYAVAENPSTTVS; encoded by the coding sequence ATGAGTCTGAGTGCCAATGAACTGACTGAATTCTTCACCATGTGGGAAGAATTAAACTTCACAGACGCCAACATTTCAAGGGTGGAAATGCAAATGTGCCCCACATCCTTCAACCGTTCTGCTCTCCTCCATGCTATATGCACCCTCTATGCCTTCATTTTTGTTGTGGGCCTGCCCGCCAACGCACTAGTAGTGTGGGTCAGCTGGCGCTCGGAGCGTCATAAGCATGGCACACACTTGTATATTTTAAATCTAGCAGTGGCGGACCTGTGTGTGGTCTCTACTCTCCCGGTGTGGGTGAGCTCGCTGGCACAGGAAGGTCACTGGCCGTTTGGCCAAGCGGCTTGTAAGCTCACACATCTAGTCTTGAATGTCAACCTTTTCGCCAGCATCTTCTTCCTGGCCTGCATGAGTGTGGACCGCTATCTCTCGGTGGTCCGCACGGGAGAGATTTCTCACAGAAGAGGACGACAAATACgatgtttagtgtgtgtggtAACGTGGCTGCTTGCTTTATTTGCCTCAATACCTGACACATACTTCCTGGAGTCCGTCAAATCGGTACACGGTAATATGACTTTGTGTCATCCTGTATATCCACAGGACAACCCTTTGCAGTGGATGGTGGGCATTCAGCTGAGCTTTGTGGTTCTTGGTTTTGTCATACCCTTCCCTTTTATAGCAGTGTCCTATGCGCTGCTGGCAAACACTCTGGCTTCCTCTTCCTCTCATTCCCCTTCAAATGGCGACCAGGACCACAGCGTGAGCAGGAAGGTCATCCTCATGTACATAGTGGTGTTCATAGCTTGCTGGGCACCATATCATGCTGTGCTGTTTGTCGACGCGCTAGCAGTGTTAGGCGTTCTGCTGCTGGGCTGCAGTTTAGAGAATGGCCTTTTTGTGGCGCTGCACCTTACGCAATGTCTCTCACTGCTGCACTGCTGTGTGAACCCTGTGGTCTACAGCTTCGCTCACCGTCACTACCGCTATGACCTCATGAAAGCCTTCATCTTCAAATACTCCAAACGTGCAGGGCTGGAGCGGCTCATTGAGGGCTCTCAGGGCACCGAGACAGAGTATGCAGTGGCCGAAAACCCCTCTACGACTGTGAGCTAG